A window of the Tunturibacter empetritectus genome harbors these coding sequences:
- a CDS encoding DUF4199 domain-containing protein, which yields MKKTILVFGLISGVLSSVMMCGTLRFLSDLNHGQKALVIGYTTIVLSFLLVYFGIRSYRDNLAGGSITFGRAFGIGIGITLISCLFYVVTWEIVYFNFLHGFMDSYFAHQIQKVQSSPGTTEAIQAKVAAIRHSQQLYENPFVNALYTFIEPFPVGLLITLISAAILRKNPQSQPASLSATA from the coding sequence TTGAAGAAGACCATCCTCGTTTTTGGCCTCATCTCCGGCGTTCTTTCCTCCGTCATGATGTGCGGCACCCTCCGCTTCCTCAGCGACCTCAACCACGGCCAAAAAGCCCTGGTCATCGGGTACACCACCATCGTGCTTTCCTTCCTCCTTGTCTACTTCGGCATCCGCTCCTACCGGGACAACCTCGCCGGCGGCTCCATCACTTTCGGCCGCGCCTTCGGCATCGGCATTGGCATCACCCTCATCTCCTGCCTCTTCTATGTCGTCACGTGGGAGATCGTCTACTTCAACTTCCTCCACGGCTTCATGGACAGCTATTTCGCTCACCAAATCCAGAAGGTTCAATCCTCGCCCGGCACCACAGAAGCCATCCAGGCCAAGGTCGCTGCCATCCGCCACTCCCAACAGCTCTACGAAAACCCTTTCGTCAACGCCCTCTATACCTTCATCGAACCCTTCCCCGTCGGACTCCTCATTACCCTTATCTCCGCAGCCATCCTCCGCAAGAACCCCCAATCCCAACCAGCTTCGCTTTCCGCGACAGCTTAA
- a CDS encoding helix-turn-helix transcriptional regulator: MKRSVLSHVLLLGLVGGVLIAVLRWSEYQFLVIEHSFEIYGTIVAILFAAFGIWLGIKLTKPREKIILREVLIPAAAPAEQAPFALNQPQLDALGITPRELEILNLIAQGLSNREIADRLFVSENTVKTHCSRAFDKLGARRRTQAVQLGKQLGLLP; the protein is encoded by the coding sequence ATGAAACGCTCCGTCCTCAGCCACGTCCTGCTTCTCGGCCTCGTCGGCGGCGTCCTCATCGCCGTCCTCCGCTGGTCCGAGTACCAGTTCCTGGTCATCGAGCACTCCTTCGAAATCTATGGCACCATTGTCGCCATCCTCTTCGCCGCCTTCGGCATCTGGCTGGGCATCAAGCTTACCAAACCACGGGAAAAGATCATCCTCCGCGAAGTCCTCATCCCCGCCGCCGCACCAGCCGAGCAAGCCCCCTTCGCCCTGAACCAACCCCAGCTCGATGCCCTCGGCATCACTCCGCGCGAGCTCGAAATCCTCAACCTCATCGCTCAGGGCCTCAGCAACCGGGAGATCGCCGACCGCCTTTTCGTCAGCGAGAACACCGTCAAAACCCACTGCAGCCGGGCCTTCGACAAGCTGGGCGCCCGCCGCCGCACCCAGGCCGTCCAGCTGGGCAAACAACTAGGTCTCCTCCCCTAA
- a CDS encoding YsnF/AvaK domain-containing protein, with the protein MSTYEKIVTLFDTADHAQAAETNLQHAGFHDDEISIVSGKDLPTSDTALREPGLWHRLFGGDIEQHEATVYAKAVESGGVVLTLRAAKEDVPKAMAILNQHNLVDVKDRAVDTGVISKESAATIAAPAAAAVATAAALPARPVTSDLGKDQVLRLAEEHLEVGKRLVEQGTTRIRRFVTEKPVEENVTLHEEHAEVVRRAVSDPNYVKDIDWSDSTIEVLETAEEAVVSKSSRIAEEVVVGKTGSDHVETVHDTVRRQQVEVERVPANKK; encoded by the coding sequence ATGAGCACCTACGAGAAGATCGTCACTCTATTCGATACTGCAGATCATGCGCAGGCAGCCGAGACCAACCTCCAGCACGCAGGTTTTCATGATGACGAGATCAGCATCGTCAGCGGAAAAGATCTCCCCACGAGCGATACCGCCTTGCGCGAACCAGGCCTCTGGCACCGCCTCTTCGGTGGCGACATCGAACAGCATGAAGCGACCGTCTACGCGAAAGCCGTCGAATCCGGCGGAGTCGTCCTCACCCTCCGCGCCGCAAAAGAAGACGTGCCCAAGGCGATGGCCATCCTCAACCAGCACAACCTGGTTGACGTAAAAGATCGTGCCGTCGACACTGGCGTTATCTCCAAGGAATCCGCGGCAACCATCGCTGCTCCGGCCGCTGCTGCCGTCGCCACTGCGGCTGCTCTGCCAGCAAGACCCGTAACCTCCGATCTCGGAAAAGATCAGGTCCTCCGTCTCGCCGAAGAACATCTCGAAGTAGGCAAGCGGCTCGTCGAGCAGGGCACCACGCGCATTCGCCGCTTTGTCACCGAGAAGCCGGTCGAAGAGAACGTGACCTTGCACGAAGAGCATGCCGAAGTCGTACGCCGCGCCGTTTCAGATCCTAACTACGTCAAGGATATCGACTGGTCCGATTCAACGATCGAAGTGCTCGAAACCGCAGAGGAGGCCGTCGTCTCCAAGTCCTCTCGCATCGCTGAAGAAGTAGTTGTCGGCAAGACCGGTTCCGATCACGTCGAAACCGTACATGACACAGTTCGTCGTCAACAGGTCGAAGTCGAACGTGTACCAGCTAACAAGAAATAG